The Streptomyces durmitorensis genome contains the following window.
CACAGCCCGGCCCCGCCCGCGCCCAGCCGACTGCCGCTCCTGTACGGCGGGCTGCTCCTGGGCGTCATCCTGCTCAGCCTGGCCCGCGATCCCCTCGCCCTGGACACCGCGGCCCGGCTCCAAGCGCCGTCCTGGGCGCACCCGTTCGGCACGGACGCCCTGGGCCGCGACGTCCTTGCCCGGGTCGGGCACGGCGCGCTGCACACACTCTCCCTGGCCCTGGGCATCAGCGCCTTCGCCCTGGTGACCGGTGTGCTTCTCGGGCTCCTGCCCCGGTTCTCCGGTCCACTCCTCGACACGCTCAACGCCATCCCGCCGACCCTCGCGGGCCTCCTCGTCGCCGGTGTCGCGGGCAGCGGTGCGGCCACGCCCGCGATCGCGGTGGCCGCCGTCGCCTGGGTCCCCCTGGCCGCCCACACCGCCGCCCTGCTCCTCCAGGAGCGCGCCACCCTCCACCTGACGGCGACCCGGAGTCTGGGCGCGGGCCGCCTGCATCAGCTCCGGCACCATCTGCTGCCCGCGGTCCTGCCGCCCGTCGCCCGCCACGCGCTGCTGCGGCTTCCCGGCGTCGCGCTCGCCCTGGCCGCCCTCGGCTTCCTCGGCCTCGGCGCCCAGCCCCCGTCCCCCGAGTGGGGCCTGCTCCTCGCCGAGAACCAGCCCTACGCCGAACGCGCCCCCTGGGCACTGCTCGCCCCGGCAGCGGCGCTCGCCCTCCTCGGGGCCCTCGCGGTGACGTCGGCGGGCGGCGTGCCGGTTCCCCGGTGGCTGCGGCGCGGACGCCGGTCCGACGATCCGCCCCTCGTGGACGAAGCGCCGCCCCCGAAGCGGGAGTTGACCACGGCAGGGACGGGCTCCCGATGAGCGTTCGACGTCAACTGCCCCTGCCCGCACGGCTGCGCACCCGCCCCGGGAAGCAATCACCCCGCGAACGGACCTGGCCGCACCTGTCCCCGCTCCTGCGCCTGCTGATCCTGACCCAACTCGCCTTCAACGTCGGCTTCTTCGCCGTGCTGCCCTTCCTGGCCGAGCACCTCGGCGCGGCGATCGGCATGGCGGGCTGACTGGTCGGGCTCGTCCTCGGGCTTCGGACGTTCAGCCAGCAGGGGCTCTTCGTCGTGGGCGGCGCCCTGACCGACCGGTACGGCGTACGGCCGGTCGTGCTCACCGGGTGCGTGCTGCGGATCGCCGGTTTCGCCTGGCTCGGCTTCGCGCGGCAGACCTGGGCGGTCATCGGCGCCGTACTCCTGATCGGGTTCGCCGCGGCCCTGTTCTCCCCCGCCGTGGAGTCCGAGGTCGCCCGGCAGGCGGTGCTCTGGGAGGAGGAAGGCCACGGCCCGCGCACCCGCGTCCTGGCCCTGCTCACCGTGGCGGGCCAGGCCGGCGCGTTCCTCGGTCCGCTCATCGGCGCGCTGCTGCTCTCCGTCGACTTCCGCGCCGTCTGCCTGGCCGGGGCCGGGGTCTTCGTCCTTGTCCTGGCCGGGCACCTGTGGCTGCTGCCCCAGCGGATCCCCGGGCGGGAGCGGATCCGCGTACGAGGAGGCATGGGCGAGCTGCTGCGCAACCGCCGCTTCCTGGCGGTGTGCTGTGCCTACGGCGCCTATCTCCTGGCGTACAACCAGCTCTATCTCGCCCTCCCGCAGGAGGTGGAGCGCGCGGCCGGGTCACAGGCGCCGCTGGCCTGGCTCTTCGCCCTGTCCTCGCTGCTCGTGGTGGCCACGCAGCTTCCGGTCACGCACTGGGCCGCGGGCCGGCTCGACGAGCGGCGCTCCATGGCGGCCGGGCTCGTGCTCGTGTCCGCCGGGTTCGCCGTCGTGGCCCTCGCGCGCCCGGCCGCCTGGACCGGCGCTGCCGGGCTGCTGCCCGCCGCCGCCTTCGTCGTCCTGCTCACGCTCGGCCAGATGCTGGTCGCCCCGGCCGCGCGCGCCTGGGTCCCCGATCTGACGCGCGACGGCAGGCTGGGCCTCTACACCGGCGCCCTGTCCTCGGTCTCCGGTCTGATCGTCCTCGCGGGCAGCGCCGCGACCGGCTCGCTGCTCGACGCGGGGCTCCCGCCCTCGGTGCCGTGGCTCGCGCTCGCCGCGGTCCCGCTCCTCGCCGTGGCGCTGCTGCCCCGCCGCACCCCTGCTCCCGGTGCGTCAGCCGGCTGACGCACCGGGCATCGCCGGGGCCGTGAGGGCCGCCAACTCCTCGGGGGTGCGCGGCCCTTCGCCCGCGACGTCGAGCAGCCCCTTGGTCCGCAGCAGCTCCGATACGGCGATCCCCCAGGGCAGGCGAAGGCCCGCCTGCGCCAGGAGGTCGCGGTGGGCCAGCATCTGCGCGACCGGTCCCGTACGCACCCCCGAGGGTGTGAGCAGCGCCGCGTCGTCGGCCCAGCGGAGGGCCAGATCGACGTCGTGGGTGGCCATGACCACGGTCGTCCCCGCGTCCCGCAGGCCTTGCAGGGTGTCCAGGAGGCGCTCTTGGCCGTCGGGGTCGAGCCCCGCCGTCGGCTCGTCGAGGATCAGTACGCGCGGCCGCATCGCCACGGCGCCGGCGATGGCCGTCCGCTTCCGCTGGCCGTAGGAGAGCAGATGCGTCGGCCGGTCCGCCAGGGCGCTGATGTCGAGCGCGGCGAGCGCCTCGGCGACCCGCGCCCGGACCTCGGCGTCGGAAAGACCCAGGTTCAGCGGCCCGAAGGACACGTCCTGCTCGACCGAGGCCGCGAACAGCTGGTCGTCCGGGTCCTGGACGACCAGCTGCACGGTGGTGCGCAGCCGGGTCAGACCCTTGCGGTCGTACGTCACGGGGGTGCCCCCGAGCGTCAATCCGCCCTGGTCCGGGCGGAGTCCGCCGCTCAGCAGCCGCATGAGGGTGGTCTTGCCGCTGCCGTTGCGGCCGAGGAGCGCAAGCGCGCGCCCCTCGGTGACGTCGAAGTCCAGGCCGCTGAGCACGGTGGGCCCTTCTTCGTACGCGTAGGAAGCGGCGCGCAGAGCGACCAGGGTCTCGCTCGCCTCTCGCTCGCGAGGAGCGCTCGGCTCGCTCATGGAAGAAGCCTTTCCAGTACGAGGGTGAGGGCCACCAGGCCCGTGAGGAGTACCGCGCTGACGGCCACGAAGCCCCGGGAGACCCTGGCGTCGGGCACGAGCACCCGCAGGGTTCCGTCGTAGCCACGCCCGGCGAGCCCGGCCTGCAATCGCGTCGCCCGGTCGAAGGCCCGCACGAACGCGGTGGCGCCGAGGCCGCCGAGGGAGCGCCAGGTGGCGGCCCGGGTGGTGTGGCCGAGGCGCGCGGCCTGCGCCTGCCGGATCCTGCTCATGGAGTCCAGGAGCAGGAAGCTCATGCGGTACATGACCAGGGCGACGTCCACGACCGGCGCCGGTACGCCCGCCTTCACCAGGCGGGGCAGCAGATCCGACATCGGTGTGGTGAAGGCGAAGAGCAGGACACCGAGCGAGGCCGCCGAGGTGCGCAGGAGCAGACCGCCGGCCCGCGCGGGGCCGCCGTCGGCCAGCGTGACGAACCCTTCGGGCCCGCCGAGTTGCACGATCAGGGTCAGGGCGCCGGTGACGCAGAAGCCGAGCGGCACGCGGTAGGCGCGCCACAGTTTGCGCGGCGGCACACCGGCGGGCCCGAGCAGCACGACGAGCGCGGCGACCAGGACCAGGGCGGCACCCGGCCAGGGCGGCAGGGAGACGGCAAGGACGGTGAGGCCGAGCCCGAGCACGGCCTTGTCCACGGGATGGCGGCGGCGCCAGCGACTGCTGTGCGCCGCCGCGTCGATGGGGAGCACGCCGGGTCAGACCTGCTCGGTCTCTGGCCGGGCGCCCTCCGCATCGGTTGTCTGCTCCGTGGGGGCGGATGCGGGGGCGGGTGCGGGTGCGGGTGCCTCCTGCGACCGTGCGATCTCCGCGCCCTGCCTGCGTCCCTTGCGCAGACCGAAGTAGTACGCGAGGACGCCCGCGCCCAGCGCCGCCTGCAGGGCGAAGAGCGCCGACTCGACCTCCCCGGAGGGGGGTTCGTACAGCGGCGAGAACCAGGGTTCGTAGTCCGGATTGATCTCGGTGATCGCGGTCTCGGCCTGGGCGTCGGCCCCGGCGAACGGCTCCTTCTCGTCGTCGCCGAGACCGAGCGCCAACGGCAGTACCGCGAGCGCGGCGACGATGAGGAGCAGCAGAGTGTTGATCTTCGCGTTCCGGCTCATCAGGCGCTGGCCCCCGTCTCCGTCGTCGTCTTCTCCGTCGCCGCGGTCTCCTCCGTCGTCGCGGTCTTCTCCGTCGTCGCCGTCTCCGTCGCCTTGGTGGCCGACCGCTTGCCCTGGAGGAGCACGCCGAGCCGCGTCAGCTCACCCTTGCTGGACTGCACGAGCAGCCGCATCACGATGACGGTGAGCAGTCCCTCGCTGACGGCCAGGGGGATCTGCGTGACGGCGAAGATGCCGCCGAACTTGCCCAGGGCGCCGATGAATCCGCTGCTGGGGTCGGGGAACGCCATGGCCAGCTGGACGCTGGTGACGCAGTACGTGGACAGGTCGGCGACGAACGCGCCGAAGAACACGGCGACCATGAGCGGCACGTCGTACCGCTTCAGGAGCCGGTAGACGGCGTATCCGGCCCATGGCCCGACGATCGCCATGGAGAACACGTTGGCGCCGAGCGTGGTGAGCCCGCCGTGGGCGAGCAGCAGGGCCTGGAACAGCAGGGTGATGGTGCCGAGCACCGTCATGATCGGCGGCCGGAACAGGATCGCGCCGAGCCCGGTTCCCGTCGGGTGCGAGCAACTGCCCGTGACGGAAGGGATTTTGAGTGCGGAAAGGACAAATGTGAAGGCACCGGAGGCTCCCAGGAGCAGGGTGCTCTCCGGGTGCTCCTTGACCTCACGGGTCAGGGAGCGGACTCCGTGGACGACGAACGGCGCGGACGCTACGCCCCAGGCGATCGCGTGCGCCGGTGGGAGGAAACCCTCGGCTATGTGCATGGCTAAGCAGACCCTCTCCAGCACCTCGTGGATGGACAACGTGCCTTGGCCGGTCTCCTGGCTGACGGGTCGTACCGACCGGACTCCGCCTTCCCGGGTGCGTGAGCACCCAGTGGCTGCCGCGAGGGCTGGAGCCGGACTTCCCGATCACAGTGGCGAGGGCCGCACCGGCATCACACCGGATTTCCCGTTCACCAAGGCGTGGTGACCTTAGTGCGCGACCGAGATTCCTGACAACTTGCGGGACCACCGCAGCTGTGGCACGCGCGAGCGCACACGACCAGGGCGTACGCCCCTGGTCAGCCCCTGTGCCCGGTGCGTGCACACCTGGCGCGCGCC
Protein-coding sequences here:
- a CDS encoding energy-coupling factor ABC transporter permease; the encoded protein is MHIAEGFLPPAHAIAWGVASAPFVVHGVRSLTREVKEHPESTLLLGASGAFTFVLSALKIPSVTGSCSHPTGTGLGAILFRPPIMTVLGTITLLFQALLLAHGGLTTLGANVFSMAIVGPWAGYAVYRLLKRYDVPLMVAVFFGAFVADLSTYCVTSVQLAMAFPDPSSGFIGALGKFGGIFAVTQIPLAVSEGLLTVIVMRLLVQSSKGELTRLGVLLQGKRSATKATETATTEKTATTEETAATEKTTTETGASA
- a CDS encoding energy-coupling factor ABC transporter substrate-binding protein, giving the protein MSRNAKINTLLLLIVAALAVLPLALGLGDDEKEPFAGADAQAETAITEINPDYEPWFSPLYEPPSGEVESALFALQAALGAGVLAYYFGLRKGRRQGAEIARSQEAPAPAPAPASAPTEQTTDAEGARPETEQV
- a CDS encoding energy-coupling factor ABC transporter ATP-binding protein, whose amino-acid sequence is MSEPSAPREREASETLVALRAASYAYEEGPTVLSGLDFDVTEGRALALLGRNGSGKTTLMRLLSGGLRPDQGGLTLGGTPVTYDRKGLTRLRTTVQLVVQDPDDQLFAASVEQDVSFGPLNLGLSDAEVRARVAEALAALDISALADRPTHLLSYGQRKRTAIAGAVAMRPRVLILDEPTAGLDPDGQERLLDTLQGLRDAGTTVVMATHDVDLALRWADDAALLTPSGVRTGPVAQMLAHRDLLAQAGLRLPWGIAVSELLRTKGLLDVAGEGPRTPEELAALTAPAMPGASAG
- the cbiQ gene encoding cobalt ECF transporter T component CbiQ; protein product: MLPIDAAAHSSRWRRRHPVDKAVLGLGLTVLAVSLPPWPGAALVLVAALVVLLGPAGVPPRKLWRAYRVPLGFCVTGALTLIVQLGGPEGFVTLADGGPARAGGLLLRTSAASLGVLLFAFTTPMSDLLPRLVKAGVPAPVVDVALVMYRMSFLLLDSMSRIRQAQAARLGHTTRAATWRSLGGLGATAFVRAFDRATRLQAGLAGRGYDGTLRVLVPDARVSRGFVAVSAVLLTGLVALTLVLERLLP